The genomic region GCGACACCGTTGTCGATCGAGGCGATCGTGGTGTCGGTGATGAGGTTCAACGCGACAGAGGCACCAACGCCCACCTTCGACGTCGTCACACCGCCCGGAGTCGGCTCCGCCTTCACCGTCGTGGATGCCGCGCTTCCCGCCGTCACGCTCGCGTCGCCGCCGCCGAGCGTGACCGTGCCCGCCAGCTCGGCCGTCGTGTGCTGGTTGACCACGGCGAGTGCGAGGGAGCCTGCCACGGAGACGTTGCCGCCGCCTGCGCCCGACGCGGACTGCGCGCCGTAGGTGCTCGTGGCATCCGTGCCGCCCCCGTTCTGCGGAACGGCGGTCTCGGTGGCGGAGACCGTGAGATCGTGCGCCTTGATCGTGTCGCCGGTGGGCACGAGCGCCGTGTTGTCCACGTCGGCGAGTGTGATGGCGACGGCGGCGCCGATGTTCGCGCTCGACGCCCCGGCCGCCGACCCGTCGGCGCTCGTGCCCGCATCGGTGTTCTGGCTCGATGCCAGAGTCACCCGTCCGCCTGCCGTCAGCGTCAGACCGCTGTGATCGATGGTGGCCGTGGAGGTCACCGTGGCGACCACGACGGCCACGGCCGCTGCGACGTTGACCTTGCCACCCGACGTGGATGCGCTCGGGGTCGAGGTCGATCCGGACTTCGCACCGCCGTTCGCCGCCGCTGTCTCGTCGGCGTTCGTGCGTTCGTTCGCGATCTGCTGGTCGACGCCGTCGCCCGCACCGCCACCGGCGCTGGAGTCGCCGGGAGCACCGCCCGCGGATGCGGAAGCCTGCGCCGCCGATGCCGAGCTGCCGAACGCGGCGAACGCCAGGTCGCCGCCCGCCGTGATCGAACGGTCGGTCGACGCCGTCACAGAGTGATCCGCGATCGTCAGGGCGAGTCCGACGCCGACGCCAGCGGTGCCGCCGGTCGCCACGGCCCCAGCGGTCGTCGATGCCGACGCGTTCTGAGTGGCGGAGGCGTCGAAGGATCCGGAGATGCTCAGCGCCCCGGATGCCGCATCGACGTGCACGCTCGTGGTCACTGTCGACAGCGCCACGGCGACCGCAGGCGTGATGCTCACCCCGCCGCCTGCGGCGCCCATCTTGGCCTCGACGACCGCATCGTCGTTCGCGGTGCTCGTCAGCGTGAGGTCGCCGGTCTTCGTGAATGTCGCGGTGCCTGCGACGGACGATGCCGTCGTGTCCGTGATGATGGCGAGCGCGACGGATGCCCCGACGCCCACACTCGATGCCGACACGCCGCCGGGCGTCGGCTCCGCCTTGACCGTGCTGGATGCCGCGCTGCCCGCCGTGACGGCGGCGGCGCCCGCGCCGCCGAGGTTCACGCTGCCCGCGATGACGGCGGCGGTGTGCTGGTTCGCGATCTCCAGGGCGAGCGAGCCGGCGACGGAGACGTTGCCGCCGCCAGCGCCGCTGGCGGACTGCGCGCCGTAGGTGCTGACGGCATCCGTTCCGTTCACCGTCTCGGTCGCCTGCACGACAAGGGCGTGCGCGACGACCGAGTCACCGGCGGGCAGCGTCGCCGTGTTGTTCACGTTCGCGAGCGTGATCGCGACGGCGGCTCCGATGTCGGCGCTCGAGGCTCCGACGGCCGAACCGTCGGCGCTCGTGCCCGCATCGGTGTTCTGGCTCGACGCGAGGGTGACGGTGCCGCCGGAGCTCAGCGTGAGACCGGTGCCGACGACGGTGGCGGTGACGTTCACCGTGGCGACGACGACGGCGACCGCCGCCGCGACGTTCACCTTGCCCTGCGAGCTCGACGCGCTCGGCGTGGCCGTCGACCCGGACGTCGCTCCGCCCGACGCGGCCGAGGTGTCGTCAGCGTTCGTGCGCTCCTTCTGCAGCTGGCTGTCGACGCCATCGCCTGCGGCACCGCCCGACCCGCTGCTCCCGGGAGCGCCGGCGGCGGACGCCGACGCCTGTGCTGCGGAGGACGAGGTGCTGGACGCCGTCAGCGAGAGGTCGCCGCCCGCCGTGATGGATCGTGCCGTCGTGGCGCCCACCGTGTGGTTCGACAGGGTGAGGGCGAGGCCGACTCCGACCGCCGCGCTCGAAGCTCCCGTCGAGACGGAGCCGGCTGTCGTCGATGCCGACGCGTTCTGCGTCGCCGTCGCTGCGAAGGCACCGCCCAGCTGCAGAAGGCCGCCGGTGCCGACCGTCGCCCGGGTCGTGACCGTGGAGAGCGTGACGGCGACGGCCGGTGACAGGTCGACGCCACCGCCTGCGGCACCCATCTTCGCCTCGGTGGTGGCGGCATCCGTCGCCGCGCTGGTGATCGTGACATCGCCCGCCCCGCTGAACGCCGATCCGTCCGCCACGGTGGCGACGGTGCTGTCGGTGACGAGGTTCAGTGCCACGGAGGCGCCGACGCCGACCTTGCCGCCGGAGACGCCGCCCGCAGAGGGCTCGGCTCGCACGGTGGATGCCGCCGAGCTGCCCGCCGTGACGCTCGCGTCCCCGCCGGTGAGGGTCGCGGTCCCCGCGAGAAGCGCCGTCGTGTTCTGGTTGACGATCGCGATAGCGACGGACCCCGCGACGGAGACTGTGCCGCCGCCCGCCCCGCTCGCGGACTGCGCGCCGTAGGTGCTGGTGGCATCCGTTCCGTTGACGGTCTCCGTCGCACTCACCGTGAGGCCGTGCGCGTGCACCGTGTTGCCCGCGGGAAGCGACGCCGTGTTGTCGACATCGGCGAGGGTCAGGGCGACGGCCGCGCCGATCGTCGCCGTCGCGCCCTGGGATGCCGTGCCGTCGGCGGCGCTGCCCGCGTCGGTGTTCTGGCTCGCCGCGATGGTGACGGTTCCGCCGGCGGCGAGGGTGATGCCCGTGCCCACGATCGTCGCGGTCGACTTCACCGTGGCGACGACCACGCCGACCGCTGCCGCGACGTTGACCTTGCCGCTCGAGGTCGACGCGCTCGGCGTCGCTGTGCTGCCCGAGGCGGCCCCGCCGTTCGCGGATGCCGTGTCGTCGGCGTGCGTGCGCTCTCCCGCGATCTGCTGGTCGACGCCGTCGCCGCTGCCGCCCGCACCACCCGACGATGAGTTGTCCGTGGCGCCCGATGCCGACGCCGTGGCCGACGAGGCCGAGGCCGAGGTGCCCGTCGCCTGCAGCGCGATGGCTCCGCCGACCGTGATCGAACGTGCCGTCGTCGCCGTCACGGTGTGGTCGGCGATGGTGAGCGCGAGGGCCACACCGACCGCCGCCGTCGATGCGCCGCCGACCGAGGCGTCGGCAGTGCTCGACGCCGACGCGTTCTGCGTCGCGCGCACGACGAGGTCACCGCTCGCCGTGAGCGTCGCTCCCGTGCCGATGGTGGCGAGCGTGGTGACGGTCGAGAGCGCCACGGCCACCGCCGGAGCGACGTCGACGCCGCCGCCGGACGCGCCCATCTGCGCCCGCGCGGTCACGGCGTCCGCCGCCGTGCTTGTGAGCGTCACGTTCGCCGCACCGGTGAGGGCCGCGCCGTTCGCGATCGTCGCCGTGGTCTGGTCCGTGACGATGGCGAGGGCTGCCGACGCGCCGACTCCCACAGTGCCTGGCGATACTCCGCCGCCCGTCGGCAGCGCGTCCGCTGTCGTCGTCGCGTCGCTGCCCGCCGCGATCGTCGCGTCACCGCCGGTCAACGCGGCGACGCCGGCGAGCTGGGCCGTCGTTGTCTGGTTGACGATGACGAGGCCGAGGGATCCCGCGACCGAGACGTTGCCCCCGCCTGCACCGCTGACGGATCGGGCACCGTAGCCGGAGATCACATCCGTGCCGTTCGCGGCCTCGGTCGCCGAGAGGCTCAGGGCCTTCGCGTGCACGGTCACGTTCTGCGGAAGCACGGCGGTGTTCGTGACGTCGGCGAGGGTGATCGCCACGGCCGCGCCGATCGCCGCCGACCCGCCACTGGACGCCGAGCCGTCTGCCGAGGTGTCGGCATCCGCGTTCTGCTGCGCGGAGAGCGACACGGTTCCGGCCGAGGTGAGAGTGAGGCCGCTGACCGAGTTCGAGACGGTGGCCGTCGAGCTCTGCGTGGCCACCACGATCGCGACGGCAGCGGCGGCGTCGATCTTGCCGCCCGAGGTCGACGCAGACGGCGTCGACGTGACGCCGGTGGGGTTCGTGCCGCCTGCCGCGCCGTTCGCCTTCGCGGTGTCTCCGGCGAACTGCCGCTGGGCCGCGACCTGGTCGTCGACACCCGAGCCGCTCGACCCACCGCCGCCCGACGCCTGCTGCGCACCCCCTGCCGACGCCGTCGCCGTCGAGACTGATGACCACAGCCCGGTCGCCCCGAACGCGATGTCGCCGCCGGCGTTGATGCTCCGCGCCGTCATGGCATGCACATCGTCGTTCGCGATGGTCAGCGCGAGGCCGATGCCGACGGCCGCCGTCGAGGCACCGGTCGCCACGGCGCCCGCCGTCGCCGACGCCGTCGCGGTCTGGGACGCCGTCACCGAGAGACCTCCTGTGAGCGTCGTCGTACCCGCCAGTGTTCCCACGCTCGCCGATGTGGTGACGTTCGCGAGGGTCACGGCGACCGCCGGCGTGACGGCGACGCCGCCGCCGCTTGCTCCCATCTTCGCCTCGGCGCTGGCGGCATCCTTCGTCGTCGCGCTCAGCGTGATCGACCCGACGCCCGTGACGACCGCTCCGTCGGCGATGGCGGCGACGGTCGAATCTCCGATCAGATCGAGAGCGACGGATGCCCCGACTCCCACACTGCCGCCCGACACTCCCGACCCGACCGGCTCAGCCTGCACTGTCGACGAGGAATCGCTCGTCGCCGTGACCGTCACGGCCCCCGCCCCGGCGATCGTCACCGTGCCTGCGACCTGAGCCAGAGTGTCGAGACTCAGCGTCGCGAGAGCCAGCGAACCTGCGACGGAGACCTTGCCGCCGCCCGCGCCGCCTGCTGACTGAGCACCGAACGTGTGGGTGGCGTCCGTGCCGTTCTGCGTGACGGTCGCGGAGAGGACGAGCGCGTGGGCATGGATCGTGTCGCCGGTCGGCAGCACCGCGTGGTTGACGAGGTGGACGAACGTGATGGCGACCCCGGCGCCGATCGAGGCCGATCCGGGTGCCACGGCCGAGCCGTCGGCCGACGACGCGGCATCCGTGTTGGCGCTCGATGCCAGCGTGACGGTGCCGGCCGCCGTGAGATCGATGCCGTTTCCGACGATGGTCGCTGTCGAGTCGCTGTTCGCGACCACGACGGCCACGGCCGCCGCCACGTCGACGCCGCCGTCGCTCGTCGACGCCGACGGCGTGCTCGTCGACCCTGACCCGGCGCCGCCGTTGGCCTGCGAGGTGCTGTCGGCGAAGCTGCGCTGATCGGCCACCTGCTGGTCGACGCCCGATCCCGCACCGCCTGCGGTGCCCGCGCCCGGTGCGCCGGCGGCCGAGGCCGTGGCCTGGGCGGCCGACGCCGAGATGCCGGATGCGGTCAGCGTGAGATCCCCGCCCGCGTTCAGCGAGCGGGCAGTCGTCGCCGTCACCGTGTGGTTCGCGATCGTGAGCGCGAGGCCGACGCCGATGGCCGCCGACGAGGCATCCGACACCGCTGAGCCCGCAACGGTCGACGCCGACGCGCTCTGCGTCGCGGCCACGCTGATCGCCCCGGTCGTGGAGATGGTCGCTCCCGCGAGCAGCGCCGCGGCCGTCGTGACGTTCGAGAGCACCGTCGCCACGGCGGGCGCGACGGCGACCCCGCCGCCCGACGATCCGGACTTCGCCTCCGCCGTCGCGGCATCCGTCGCGACTGCCGAGAGAGCCATGGAAGCGGCTCCGCTCACCGTGCCCGACACCGTGGCGCTCGTCGTGTCGGTGACGAGGTCGAGGGCGACGGATGCCCCGACCCCCGCCTTCGTCGCCGTCACGCCACCCTCGGTCGGCTCCGCCTTCACGGTCGAGGTCATGCTCGAAGCCGCACTCACCGCTACCGCGCCCGCCCCCGACGGCGTCAGCGCGACATCGCCCGCGAGCAGCGCCGTCGTCTGCTGCGTGACCACCGCGAGCGCGAGGGACCCGGCGAGCGAGACGCTGCCGCCGCCCGCACCGCTGGTGGCCTGAGCGGAGACGGTCGAGCCCGTGTCGGCGCCGTCGACCGCGACAGTCGCGGAGATCGTCACTGCGCCCGCCTGCACGGAGTCGCCGGCGGGCAGCATCGCCTCGTTCACCGCGTGCAGCAGCGTGATCGCCACGGCCGCGCCGATGACGAGGTCGGACGTGGAGACCGCCGATCCGTCCGCCGTCGTGGCGGCGTCCGCGTTCTGCGCGGCGGAGATCGTCACGGCGCCGCTCGCGGTGAGGGCGACGCCCGTGCCGACGATCGAGGCTGTCGCACTCGGAGTCGCGACGACCACCGCGACGGCGGCCGCGGCATCCACCCCGCCCTGCGACGTGGCCGCGCTCGGTGCCGCCGTCGACCCCGGGCCCTGTGTGCCGGTCTGGCTCGCGAAGCCGGAGGCCGCCCCCTTGGCGTC from Humibacter ginsenosidimutans harbors:
- a CDS encoding beta strand repeat-containing protein, with the translated sequence MLHGGMGASVGTHVVRLDAPDASGTDTGATSGSQSTPAADPSSTGTSGSGQGTSDATSQPSSSGASGASDPSGATTPSTSGDAATPSGAAATTPAGQDGSGTTTQTPAASDGTTGGAANGQPAATGQTGAGQSDSTASQDSAAGAQASTSTTSGSATTTPGAYTYTVQTTSAPHSVRVYVDGGDLVIDDGGVLTRVAISSLSSALIRSVDGRAVSLTIDTSAGAVTVPITFSGSGADTVAVVGNDLDWTADSTTGGTVSAPTLAGVAYSGVRTIAATGTGTSLHGPSADTTWNVTGHDSGTVAQQSFSGFQNLIGAANNRDTFVFSPNGSLDGIVDGGAGGYDTLVLHGAGGTVVSTPSDPSSGTVSFGGHLVTYTGLEPVTITGVTDVVVNPATANDTVTVTSDGAGHLIVSSPAMETQTIDVPSGSLTIAATASGVAVIIAGDLLLPGARIEIDAASITVDPGVTIDTRSNGAAGDVTLAATDAETGTAASAAVSVDSATIHGGTITLSATATQTPSATPVVGENVVNASSSALVSVTGSAVLDALGAVALASASTVTATVASTGTGADSAVDAALATAAIDSTATTHVGGTASVRAGGSLTLAASNNTAVTTTADATAATAGAGIGVTRVTSNTAAYIDSNSDLGVNAGSVDVSADSDNVVVTVAKASPGGSTGNDQSPSATTDGRAKAPGGTIDVAGALAYSDVQQSTRAYIAPISGGLVIAVTGTTGSTGGAPVSVHASNEGGSSASADGSAAASDPNGVGVAVAVNSANVTTDAHVSGVTLTTPALDVAAATAPATDGATNTFSASATSGAGGAKNVGVAGSVAINVATLQTSAQVSGAQVTASGTDVGLTAKSNDTDLATAAPGTDGTGAATGIGASVALNVVNDTTTAGLAVGSTLTGAHDLTLDAESVSPATTLARGGAYSTDVAVAPVYALTTSNVRTTANTDTGSLLTLTGDYTATAHQVATVSTTATGEAQADGSLGVAVAQTYANQSVQATTLRDVTVGGTFSLTADGASSAVTSATASNVGAGGTDAAGSPSPADLASGARGFADGEAPTSGGGLPGGAGGTGDSPGPGTPATPAGTVSVSAAVSITVHSASADASIDGVTIIADGVSLTATENASTATTASGGPSTRAPPGGGTSIAAAVAVTLADVTVTANVGPHTVITSTTLSLTAGVGPTTASGAADATDRFSTTATAGAGSGGTLGVAGSVALQTATVTTSAALLTSGGIGPSVTLGSAGTGGALSAQATSAVVSTVSALMAANGTGGSTAGIGASFALALENDTTTAAIGDGSDVTGASDITLSALAHDDATATAQDGASSANVSVAPFSAVVSANVTTTAAIGTGALLAASGAVTVSAQQHATASASATGAVQGGATAAVGAGLALVIATDNVTASVARSVSAASITVSATGISGSTASATASASGAPQGSGASGTGVDQNVTDAKGAASGFASQTGTQGPGSTAAPSAATSQGGVDAAAAVAVVVATPSATASIVGTGVALTASGAVTISAAQNADAATTADGSAVSTSDLVIGAAVAITLLHAVNEAMLPAGDSVQAGAVTISATVAVDGADTGSTVSAQATSGAGGGSVSLAGSLALAVVTQQTTALLAGDVALTPSGAGAVAVSAASSMTSTVKAEPTEGGVTATKAGVGASVALDLVTDTTSATVSGTVSGAASMALSAVATDAATAEAKSGSSGGGVAVAPAVATVLSNVTTAAALLAGATISTTGAISVAATQSASASTVAGSAVSDASSAAIGVGLALTIANHTVTATTARSLNAGGDLTLTASGISASAAQATASAAGAPGAGTAGGAGSGVDQQVADQRSFADSTSQANGGAGSGSTSTPSASTSDGGVDVAAAVAVVVANSDSTATIVGNGIDLTAAGTVTLASSANTDAASSADGSAVAPGSASIGAGVAITFVHLVNHAVLPTGDTIHAHALVLSATVTQNGTDATHTFGAQSAGGAGGGKVSVAGSLALATLSLDTLAQVAGTVTIAGAGAVTVTATSDSSSTVQAEPVGSGVSGGSVGVGASVALDLIGDSTVAAIADGAVVTGVGSITLSATTKDAASAEAKMGASGGGVAVTPAVAVTLANVTTSASVGTLAGTTTLTGGLSVTASQTATASATAGAVATGASTAAVGIGLALTIANDDVHAMTARSINAGGDIAFGATGLWSSVSTATASAGGAQQASGGGGSSGSGVDDQVAAQRQFAGDTAKANGAAGGTNPTGVTSTPSASTSGGKIDAAAAVAIVVATQSSTATVSNSVSGLTLTSAGTVSLSAQQNADADTSADGSASSGGSAAIGAAVAITLADVTNTAVLPQNVTVHAKALSLSATEAANGTDVISGYGARSVSGAGGGNVSVAGSLGLVIVNQTTTAQLAGVAALTGGDATIAAGSDATTTADALPTGGGVSPGTVGVGASAALAIVTDQTTATIANGAALTGAANVTLTSTAADAVTARAQMGASGGGVDVAPAVAVALSTVTTLATIGTGATLTASGDLVVRATQNASASSTADASVGGASTAAVGVALALTIADHTVTATTARSITVGGAIALQATGTSASASSATASASGATDNSSSGGAGGSGDGVDQQIAGERTHADDTASANGGAASGSTATPSASTSSGKVNVAAAVGVVVATVKSTATIVGTGITLAAGGTVTIAASQNTDAGSAADGTASQGATATIGAAVALTLADVDNTASLPAGNTVHAHGLTVSATETVNGTDATSTYGAQSASGAGGGTVSVAGSVAIAIVNQNTTALLAGTATLTGGDASVTAGSSAASTVRAEPSAGGVSGGKVGVGASVALNLVTDSTVATVADGSAFSGAGDVTITSAATDAATTEAKMGAAGGGVDLSPAVAVTLSTVTTRATVGTGGLLQLGGAFAATATQNASASTTAGSVSTGASSAAVGVGLALTLSNHTVGATTARSITAGGDLSLTASSTSSSAAQASASAAGAPGSSGSGGAAGDGVDSQLQKERTNADDTSAASGGATSGSTATPSASSSQGKVNVAAAVAVVVATVNVTATVVGTGLTLSSGGTVTLASSQNTDAGTSADGSAVGASSADIGAAVAITLANVNNTATLPAGDSVVAHALVVQATETVNGTDAVSTYGAQSASGAGGGNVSVAGSLALEIANQHTAAVIAGSVNLGGAGAAAVTAGSAASSTVKAEPTPGGVSASSVGVGASVALAIITDTTASSVAGTATFTKTGDLTLTSTANDDAVVEAKMGAAGGGVSITPAVAVALSTVTTSVHVDAASGALSISGSFDASATQNASASTTAGAVATGGTAGVGVGLALTIADHSVTASTDRSITAGGDLAFAAFGSSASAAQASASAGGAPGDSSAGGGAGDGVDQQIANERTNADETAAANGGAKSGSTSTPSASTSGGKVNVAAAVAVVVATVTSTATIDHSGLTLTAGGRVTLASSQNTDAGTSADGSAAGASSANIGAAVAITLADVDNTALVPTGDTIKAHDLTVSATETAVPQNGGGTDATSTYGAQSASGAGGGNVSVAGSLALAVVNQHTTAELAGTVTLGGGDASVTAGSAASTTVKAEPTPGGVTTSKVGVGASVALNLITDTTIASIDNGVALTGARNVTLGSTASDDALTDAKMGASGGSVDIAPAVAVTLSTVTTQVVVGTLGAILSLSGDFSGSAAQNASANTSAGAVVAGGSTAAVGVGLALTVTDHTVAATTARSITAGGDLSLSASGASASRRGGPGIGIGCAGEQRCRFRWCGQRRWCGRRCRPTDPDGAHERGRHGGGQRRREVRIDRHAERLHLQWQGQRRGRDRGRRRDSDSIGDRRGHGHHAQGRWHGDVGVESEHRRRLCGRRLGIPGCDGHDRRRRRDHAGRRHQLRGAADGRCRQRARSRRERDRDRERHRCHEHLWRAVHVGCRRRQGLRCGVARPRGDQPAHDGRAGRHRHPRRRRRERGGGQRSSQHCEGGAHTGRSELDERRGRGIRRPQSHHRHHDGHSRQWRRAHRRAQRHAQQHGSG